A window from Zingiber officinale cultivar Zhangliang chromosome 7A, Zo_v1.1, whole genome shotgun sequence encodes these proteins:
- the LOC122000316 gene encoding transcription factor bHLH162-like isoform X1: protein MESSARPERKTIEKNRRIYMKALYSQLVSLLSTPSSREGTTEAALTLPEKLDKAIDYIKEKQGKLENMRKRKRHLSGASGREEASGSGEYLPKIEVQELRTNLNSGLRVVIVSSPWEHQEVFWEAIRVMEVEGFEVANASYTVTGDKAFHIVQCMATEFRTGVEAGRVLEKLQKAILQV, encoded by the exons ATGGAGAGCTCAGCgagaccagagcggaagaccatcgagaaGAACCGGAGAATCTATATGAAAGCTCTCTACTCACAGCTCGTCTCCCTCCTCTCCACACCGTCCTCCAGG GAGGGGACGACGGAGGCAGCACTGACTCTGCCGGAGAAACTGGATAAGGCCATAGACTACATAAAGGAGAAACAGGGGAAGCTGGAGAacatgaggaagaggaagaggcatCTGAGTGGGGCAAGTGGAAGGGAAGAGGCTAGTGGCTCAGGTGAATATCTGCCCAAGATTGAGGTCCAGGAATTGAGGACGAATCTGAATTCCGGGTTGAGAGTGGTGATAGTGAGCAGCCCATGGGAGCATCAGGAGGTCTTCTGGGAGGCCATCCGAGTGATGGAAGTGGAAGGCTTTGAGGTGGCCAATGCAAGCTACACAGTGACAGGAGACAAAGCTTTCCACATAGTTCAGTGTAtg GCCACTGAGTTCAGAACTGGAGTAGAGGCTGGCAGAGTGTTGGAGAAACTACAAAAGGCAATTCTCCAAGTCTGA
- the LOC122000316 gene encoding transcription factor bHLH162-like isoform X2 translates to MESSARPERKTIEKNRRIYMKALYSQLVSLLSTPSSREGTTEAALTLPEKLDKAIDYIKEKQGKLENMRKRKRHLSGASGREEASGSGEYLPKIEVQELRTNLNSGLRVVIVSSPWEHQEVFWEAIRVMEVEGFEVANASYTVTGDKAFHIVQCH, encoded by the exons ATGGAGAGCTCAGCgagaccagagcggaagaccatcgagaaGAACCGGAGAATCTATATGAAAGCTCTCTACTCACAGCTCGTCTCCCTCCTCTCCACACCGTCCTCCAGG GAGGGGACGACGGAGGCAGCACTGACTCTGCCGGAGAAACTGGATAAGGCCATAGACTACATAAAGGAGAAACAGGGGAAGCTGGAGAacatgaggaagaggaagaggcatCTGAGTGGGGCAAGTGGAAGGGAAGAGGCTAGTGGCTCAGGTGAATATCTGCCCAAGATTGAGGTCCAGGAATTGAGGACGAATCTGAATTCCGGGTTGAGAGTGGTGATAGTGAGCAGCCCATGGGAGCATCAGGAGGTCTTCTGGGAGGCCATCCGAGTGATGGAAGTGGAAGGCTTTGAGGTGGCCAATGCAAGCTACACAGTGACAGGAGACAAAGCTTTCCACATAGTTCAGT GCCACTGA